One window of Enterobacter sp. RHBSTW-00175 genomic DNA carries:
- a CDS encoding IS481 family transposase: MESLMSWDARDTMSLRTEFVLFASQDGANIRSLCRRFGISPATGYKWLRRWAEEGASGLQDRPRIPHHSPNRSSDDITALLRMAHDRHERWGARKIKRWLEDQGHTMPAFSTVHNLMARHGLLPGTSPGIPATGRFEHDAPNRLWQMDFKGHFPFGGGRCHPLTLLDDHSRFSLCLAHCTDERRETVQQQLVSVFERYGLPDRMTMDNGSPWGDTTGTWTALELWLMRLGIRVGHSRPYHPQTQGKLERFHRSLKAEVLQGKWFASGGELQRAFDHWRTVYNLERPHEALDMAVPGSRYKPSERQYSGNTTPPEYDEGVMVRKVDISGKLSVKGVSLSAGKAFRGERVGLKEMQEDGSYEVWWYSTKVGVIDLKKKSITMGKGC; the protein is encoded by the coding sequence TCGCAGGACGGGGCGAACATCCGTTCCCTCTGCCGTCGCTTCGGCATTTCACCTGCCACTGGCTATAAGTGGCTTCGCCGCTGGGCGGAGGAAGGGGCCTCTGGCCTTCAGGACCGCCCGCGCATACCGCACCATTCCCCGAACCGCTCATCTGACGACATCACTGCCCTGCTGCGTATGGCGCATGACCGCCATGAACGCTGGGGCGCACGCAAGATAAAGCGCTGGCTGGAAGACCAGGGGCACACCATGCCCGCCTTCAGCACCGTCCATAACCTCATGGCCCGTCACGGTCTGCTGCCGGGCACTTCACCGGGCATTCCCGCCACGGGACGGTTCGAACATGACGCGCCGAACCGCCTCTGGCAGATGGATTTTAAGGGCCACTTTCCCTTTGGAGGCGGCCGCTGCCATCCGCTCACCCTGCTGGACGACCACTCCCGATTTTCCCTGTGCCTGGCGCACTGTACCGATGAACGGCGCGAGACCGTGCAGCAGCAGCTGGTCAGCGTGTTTGAGCGCTACGGCCTGCCGGACCGGATGACGATGGACAACGGTTCTCCGTGGGGAGACACCACCGGCACCTGGACGGCGCTGGAGCTGTGGCTGATGCGTCTGGGTATCCGGGTGGGGCACTCCCGGCCGTATCATCCGCAGACGCAGGGTAAGCTGGAGCGTTTTCACCGGAGCCTGAAGGCAGAAGTGCTGCAGGGGAAGTGGTTCGCGAGCGGGGGCGAACTGCAGCGCGCCTTCGACCACTGGCGGACAGTCTATAACCTTGAACGCCCGCATGAGGCGCTGGATATGGCGGTACCGGGGTCGCGGTATAAGCCGTCAGAGCGGCAGTACAGCGGCAACACCACGCCCCCGGAATACGACGAGGGCGTGATGGTCAGGAAAGTGGATATCAGCGGAAAGCTGAGCGTGAAAGGGGTAAGTCTGAGCGCAGGCAAGGCGTTCAGGGGAGAACGGGTCGGGCTGAAGGAGATGCAGGAAGACGGCAGCTACGAGGTGTGGTGGTACAGCACGAAAGTGGGGGTGATCGACCTGAAGAAAAAGTCGATCACCATGGGTAAAGGATGTTAA